A window from Cryobacterium sp. PAMC25264 encodes these proteins:
- the istA gene encoding IS21 family transposase, producing the protein MVRRINAKLVLQLRAEGMTGRAIAIAQGMSRKSVLAVFDAAEKAVIGSDGLAGRSEAEVYALLFPGRGEHESVFVQPDWDGVHKELAKVGVTLKLLHGEYVDRCTVAGQPAMGYDRFCKSYGAHALVTGAASRVDHKAGRTVEVDWSGPTMQLTDPVTGEMSRVYLFVACLPFSRYSFVEPALDMRQDTWLLANVAIFEWFGGTVPRIVPDNLKTGVIKHPREGEVVLNDAYREMAAHYSAAVLPGRPRSPKDKPSVENTVSHVATWVIAGLRHRRFGTLPELRTAIHERIDAYNREPFQKRAGSRLSVFDSEEKALLRPLPSAPYEISRWIMGRRVQKNGHVVWEKNFYSAPYAQIGQAVDLRITSQVLEVYRNHERLTSHLLFGEHVVNEYRTNDADQPQGEKYREWDTVRIRAWAERVGPNMVTVVNRIFEAVPVEEQGFDAALAVLRLSRRYSSARVERACQIALEGRVRSPRYAHLQPILETGQDKTGTRRIPRFEPTEPESGGYVRGADYYAGSGAR; encoded by the coding sequence ATGGTACGAAGGATCAACGCGAAGCTCGTGCTTCAGCTCAGAGCCGAAGGCATGACGGGGCGCGCGATCGCGATCGCGCAGGGCATGTCGCGCAAGAGTGTGCTGGCGGTGTTCGATGCCGCCGAGAAGGCTGTCATTGGCAGTGACGGTCTTGCCGGTCGTAGCGAGGCCGAGGTGTATGCGCTGCTGTTCCCGGGTCGGGGCGAGCACGAGAGTGTATTCGTGCAGCCTGATTGGGACGGGGTGCACAAAGAGCTCGCCAAGGTCGGGGTGACGCTGAAGCTGCTCCATGGCGAGTACGTCGACCGGTGCACAGTGGCGGGGCAGCCGGCGATGGGTTACGACCGGTTCTGCAAGTCTTACGGGGCACATGCGTTGGTCACTGGGGCGGCGTCTCGGGTGGACCACAAGGCCGGGCGGACGGTCGAGGTCGACTGGTCGGGGCCGACGATGCAGCTCACTGACCCGGTCACCGGGGAGATGTCTCGGGTGTATTTGTTCGTCGCGTGCCTGCCGTTCTCTCGGTATTCGTTCGTCGAGCCGGCGCTGGATATGCGGCAAGACACCTGGCTGCTGGCCAACGTGGCAATATTCGAGTGGTTTGGTGGAACGGTTCCTAGGATCGTGCCCGACAACCTGAAGACCGGCGTGATCAAGCACCCTCGCGAGGGTGAGGTCGTGTTGAACGACGCATACCGCGAAATGGCGGCGCACTACTCGGCCGCAGTGCTGCCGGGCCGCCCCCGGTCACCAAAAGACAAACCATCAGTGGAAAACACGGTCTCCCACGTCGCCACCTGGGTGATCGCCGGGCTGCGTCATCGGCGTTTCGGAACGCTTCCCGAACTGCGCACCGCGATCCACGAACGCATCGATGCCTACAACCGGGAGCCGTTTCAGAAACGCGCCGGCTCGCGCCTGAGCGTGTTCGATAGCGAGGAGAAGGCGTTGCTGCGGCCGTTGCCATCAGCTCCGTATGAGATCAGCCGGTGGATCATGGGGCGCCGGGTGCAGAAGAACGGGCATGTGGTCTGGGAAAAGAACTTCTACTCCGCCCCCTACGCCCAGATCGGCCAGGCCGTCGATCTGCGCATCACCAGCCAAGTGTTAGAGGTTTACCGGAATCATGAGCGGCTCACCAGCCACCTGTTGTTCGGCGAGCATGTCGTGAACGAATACCGCACCAACGATGCCGACCAGCCCCAGGGCGAGAAATATCGGGAGTGGGACACCGTGAGGATCCGGGCCTGGGCGGAGCGGGTCGGCCCGAACATGGTGACCGTGGTGAACAGGATCTTCGAGGCCGTGCCGGTGGAGGAACAGGGGTTCGACGCTGCCCTGGCAGTGCTGCGGCTCAGCCGCCGCTACTCCAGCGCGCGAGTGGAAAGAGCGTGTCAGATCGCATTGGAGGGTCGTGTTCGCTCTCCCCGGTATGCGCACTTACAGCCGATCCTGGAGACCGGGCAAGACAAGACAGGCACCCGCAGGATTCCGCGTTTCGAGCCCACCGAGCCCGAATCTGGCGGATACGTCCGCGGCGCCGACTACTACGCAGGAAGCGGTGCACGATGA
- a CDS encoding ATP-binding protein gives MSRIDIETKRKLREMGVTTLLDAFDAQDDVLTLGLAFEEKIKLAVDDAHSVFTQTKVEGLIRRANLRYPNADLRRLDLVEERGLDRSMIAGLGTCSFIDRQQNVVFQGFTGSGKSYLGCALAKAACMHRVRAHYIRMPELEEAWQLARDKPSGTTKFLNKYAAFSLLVIDEWLLDEPDESTRSMLLELLERRYDHASTVFCTQYAQKDWHQRLGSGVHADAIMDRIVHNTIWVETGGHNMREHTAGQVTA, from the coding sequence ATGAGCCGGATCGACATCGAGACCAAACGCAAACTCCGCGAAATGGGAGTGACCACCCTGTTGGACGCGTTCGACGCCCAAGACGACGTCCTGACGCTGGGTTTGGCGTTCGAGGAAAAGATCAAACTGGCCGTCGATGACGCCCACTCCGTCTTCACCCAAACCAAGGTGGAGGGGCTGATCCGCCGAGCGAACCTGCGCTATCCGAACGCGGACCTGCGCCGCCTGGACCTCGTCGAGGAACGCGGCCTCGACCGGTCGATGATCGCCGGCCTGGGCACCTGCTCGTTCATCGACCGGCAGCAGAACGTCGTGTTCCAGGGCTTCACCGGGTCAGGGAAATCGTATCTGGGCTGCGCACTGGCGAAGGCAGCATGCATGCACCGGGTGCGAGCACACTACATCCGGATGCCAGAACTCGAAGAGGCCTGGCAGCTTGCCCGAGACAAGCCGTCTGGGACCACGAAGTTCCTGAACAAGTACGCCGCGTTCTCGCTGCTGGTAATCGACGAGTGGCTCCTGGACGAGCCCGACGAGAGCACCAGGAGCATGCTTCTGGAGCTCCTCGAGCGGCGCTACGACCACGCATCAACGGTGTTCTGCACCCAGTACGCCCAGAAGGATTGGCACCAGCGCCTCGGTTCTGGGGTTCACGCCGACGCGATCATGGACCGCATCGTGCACAACACCATCTGGGTCGAGACCGGCGGCCACAACATGAGAGAACACACCGCCGGCCAGGTCACGGCATAG
- the istA gene encoding IS21 family transposase, whose protein sequence is MANYRKIMELVLDGRSYNDIVQTVGCSRRDVSTVKKTITARGITAGTVESMTDTDVQTLFPDGRKRVSDEYEAPDFAAVLRSMKANRHFTLQQGWRKYVSAGGRAKKYGYAQYCHLFGEHLRVNDLVATLQHEPGRAMLIDWAGDTIDLADAITGQITRAYLFVAVLPFSGALFCHATTNMKSEAWLDAHVRAFSFFGGVTQILVPDNPTTSTHRRTAGDGERIVNARYQQLADHYGTAVVPARVRKPRDKAAVESAVNVVNKRVIGYLAEDVFTSISELNAEIILRVREINHDIRRANDTTRWELFEAEEAAHLAPLPADRFEEVEWKELKVGRNYHLSCDSQQYSVPFGYAGQLLRVRLTSSRVTVFDGQTILCEHARLRGRKGQYSTLPEHVPAQHRDVDGLWSRRWFVDRARSFGPATVSVIEQILDRHSIEAQGYLDCQNILDGLGKRNRGRLEATCQELINQRGHATYTTLKRTMAAIDTDSKRPRPLTPAASTRKRVSTVTFHDTIPDVYVRDASHYARDEEAK, encoded by the coding sequence ATGGCCAACTACCGGAAGATCATGGAGCTGGTGCTCGATGGCCGCAGCTATAACGACATCGTTCAGACCGTGGGGTGTTCCCGGCGCGACGTGTCGACGGTGAAGAAGACGATCACAGCGAGAGGCATCACGGCCGGGACCGTCGAGTCGATGACCGATACCGACGTTCAGACGTTGTTCCCGGACGGTCGCAAACGGGTGTCTGATGAGTACGAAGCGCCGGATTTTGCTGCGGTGCTGAGGTCGATGAAAGCCAACCGGCACTTCACTTTGCAGCAGGGCTGGCGGAAGTATGTCAGCGCCGGCGGGCGGGCCAAGAAGTATGGGTACGCGCAGTACTGCCACCTCTTCGGCGAACACTTACGGGTGAATGATTTGGTCGCGACCCTGCAGCACGAGCCTGGCCGGGCGATGCTGATCGACTGGGCCGGCGACACGATCGACTTGGCCGACGCGATCACGGGCCAGATCACGCGGGCGTATTTGTTCGTCGCGGTGTTGCCGTTCTCGGGCGCCCTGTTTTGTCATGCCACGACGAATATGAAGTCCGAGGCGTGGCTTGACGCTCACGTTCGTGCGTTCTCGTTCTTTGGCGGCGTGACCCAGATCCTCGTGCCCGACAATCCCACCACCTCCACCCACCGGCGCACCGCCGGCGATGGAGAACGGATCGTCAACGCCCGCTACCAGCAGCTCGCCGACCACTACGGGACGGCCGTTGTTCCCGCCCGGGTGCGCAAGCCCCGAGATAAAGCGGCGGTGGAATCAGCAGTGAATGTTGTGAACAAACGCGTGATCGGCTACCTCGCCGAGGACGTCTTCACCAGCATCAGCGAGCTCAACGCTGAGATCATCCTGCGGGTGCGGGAGATTAACCACGACATCCGCCGAGCCAACGACACGACCAGGTGGGAACTCTTCGAAGCCGAAGAAGCAGCCCACCTCGCGCCGCTGCCAGCAGACCGGTTCGAGGAAGTCGAGTGGAAAGAGCTCAAGGTCGGCCGCAACTACCATCTCAGCTGCGACTCCCAGCAGTACTCCGTCCCGTTTGGCTATGCGGGCCAACTGCTGCGGGTTCGGCTGACGTCGTCGCGGGTGACGGTCTTCGACGGTCAAACGATCCTCTGCGAACATGCTCGCCTGCGAGGCCGGAAGGGCCAATACTCCACCCTGCCCGAGCACGTTCCCGCTCAACACCGCGACGTTGACGGGTTGTGGTCGAGGCGGTGGTTCGTGGACCGGGCGCGGTCCTTCGGCCCGGCGACAGTGAGCGTGATTGAGCAGATCCTCGACCGGCACTCCATCGAGGCGCAGGGATATTTGGACTGCCAGAACATCCTCGACGGGCTCGGGAAAAGAAACCGCGGCCGGTTGGAGGCCACCTGCCAGGAGCTGATCAACCAGCGCGGTCACGCGACCTATACGACACTGAAACGCACGATGGCCGCGATCGACACCGACAGCAAGCGGCCCCGCCCGCTCACCCCGGCAGCTTCGACGCGCAAACGAGTCAGCACCGTCACTTTCCACGACACCATCCCGGACGTTTACGTCCGTGACGCCTCCCACTACGCCCGCGACGAGGAGGCCAAGTGA
- a CDS encoding ATP-binding protein: MFTGIDYDKFRALRVTHVATRFEELIQDETNDTLTPEQLFLTAVDDALEQRRHSRVEKLIRQARFPIPHASIAELDYRDGRGITGVRMRRYAAHAWRTDPTNLLIISPTGGGKTYLACAIGISACLTEHTVTYTRMDDLARRLIITRSDGIAHQKLLNELSDVDLLIIDDFLTVGIDSDAASDLFAVLANREHRLPTVIASQSGPSYWVEALPDRVAADSIVNRLANHSRTINLGRVDMRKLRDDHARADKDHWE; encoded by the coding sequence ATGTTCACCGGCATCGACTACGACAAGTTCCGGGCCCTGCGCGTGACCCACGTCGCCACCCGGTTCGAAGAACTCATCCAAGACGAAACCAACGACACCCTCACCCCGGAACAACTGTTCCTGACTGCGGTCGACGACGCGCTCGAGCAGCGCCGTCACAGCCGGGTCGAGAAACTGATCCGACAGGCCAGATTCCCGATCCCACACGCGTCAATCGCTGAACTCGACTACCGCGACGGCCGCGGCATCACCGGAGTCCGAATGCGCCGCTACGCCGCCCACGCCTGGCGGACCGACCCTACGAATCTGCTGATCATCTCGCCCACCGGCGGCGGGAAAACCTACCTCGCCTGCGCGATCGGGATCAGCGCCTGCCTGACCGAACACACCGTGACCTACACGCGGATGGACGACCTCGCCCGGCGTCTGATCATCACCCGCAGCGACGGCATCGCCCACCAGAAACTGCTCAACGAGCTCTCCGACGTCGATCTGCTCATCATCGATGACTTCCTCACCGTCGGCATCGACAGCGACGCCGCAAGCGATCTGTTCGCCGTCCTCGCGAACCGAGAACACCGCCTGCCCACCGTAATCGCGTCTCAATCCGGGCCCAGCTACTGGGTCGAAGCACTCCCGGACCGCGTTGCAGCAGACTCCATCGTGAACCGACTCGCGAACCATTCCAGAACGATCAACCTCGGCCGAGTCGACATGCGCAAGCTCCGTGACGATCACGCCCGCGCCGACAAAGACCACTGGGAGTAA
- a CDS encoding integrase core domain-containing protein, which produces MPRSLSPSVRRQIIEYDPLAADGPSVTEFCQRLNISRPSFYNIRRRFLREGNTALNPRSSAPLNPVRTFDQKTTEIVLRIRARLKKEGWDNGPKSIWFTGIDTGEFVSPIPSVATIARILASSGVTIANPRKRPRAAWLRFSRAAAMEMWQLDAFEYRLADARDPNVLGTKVTVYQLLDDSTRFDVGTMCFATPENGTDAITTLRSAFTDHGVPKELLSDNGTAFNQARRGNISATERFLADRGCLGITGRGSHPQTQGKNERSHQTILRFLDANAPDTLEQLTALIIDYRAYYNYRRRHQALPGSMTPGQAWGAAEHRPADGTPISHDVLQARADSYRDKSLADQSGGAVDLRQTTIPAEPGAQRVPHGGRLRDSSDHVVITRANPQFYFHGLRIKVPTTLVGTYQVVTTETEFAMFDALSGVESIYFPLPMRTDAAQEPFPLWQIAGAKIRDPKPAWLHKHQTYEKEHFPPDRDYTSMPTSSANQFRRL; this is translated from the coding sequence GTGCCTAGATCCCTTTCTCCCTCCGTCCGCCGCCAGATCATTGAATACGACCCGCTTGCCGCCGACGGGCCCAGCGTTACCGAGTTCTGCCAACGACTGAACATCAGCCGGCCGTCGTTTTACAACATCCGGCGACGATTCCTCCGCGAGGGCAACACGGCGCTGAATCCGCGCTCGTCAGCGCCACTGAACCCGGTACGGACCTTTGACCAGAAGACTACCGAGATCGTTCTGAGGATCCGCGCCCGGCTGAAGAAGGAAGGTTGGGACAACGGGCCCAAATCAATCTGGTTCACCGGGATCGATACCGGCGAATTCGTTTCTCCCATCCCGTCGGTGGCGACGATCGCCCGCATCCTCGCTTCATCCGGCGTCACGATCGCGAACCCGCGGAAACGTCCACGGGCGGCCTGGCTTCGGTTCTCCCGTGCCGCGGCGATGGAGATGTGGCAGCTGGACGCGTTCGAGTACCGTCTCGCCGACGCGCGGGACCCGAATGTGCTGGGCACCAAGGTCACCGTCTACCAGCTGCTGGATGACTCCACCCGCTTCGACGTCGGCACGATGTGCTTCGCCACTCCGGAGAACGGCACCGACGCCATCACCACGCTCCGTTCCGCCTTCACCGACCACGGGGTACCGAAAGAGCTGCTCAGCGACAACGGGACCGCGTTCAACCAGGCCCGACGCGGCAACATCTCCGCCACCGAACGGTTCCTCGCCGACCGGGGCTGTCTGGGCATCACCGGGCGCGGCAGCCACCCCCAGACCCAGGGGAAGAACGAACGCAGCCACCAAACGATCTTGCGGTTCCTCGATGCCAACGCCCCCGATACCCTGGAGCAGCTCACCGCCCTGATCATTGATTACCGCGCCTATTACAACTACCGCCGACGGCACCAGGCGCTGCCCGGATCGATGACACCCGGGCAGGCCTGGGGCGCCGCGGAACACCGCCCCGCCGATGGCACCCCGATCAGCCACGACGTGCTTCAGGCGCGAGCGGACTCGTACCGGGACAAATCCCTCGCCGATCAGTCGGGCGGAGCTGTCGATCTGAGGCAGACCACGATTCCCGCCGAGCCTGGCGCGCAGCGGGTGCCGCATGGCGGCCGGCTGCGCGATTCCTCGGACCACGTCGTCATCACGCGAGCCAACCCGCAGTTCTACTTCCACGGCCTCCGAATCAAGGTCCCGACGACGCTGGTTGGGACCTACCAGGTCGTGACCACCGAGACCGAATTCGCCATGTTCGACGCGCTCAGTGGAGTCGAGAGCATCTACTTTCCACTGCCCATGCGCACCGACGCCGCCCAAGAACCCTTCCCGCTCTGGCAAATCGCGGGAGCGAAAATCCGCGACCCGAAACCGGCCTGGCTTCACAAACATCAAACCTACGAGAAGGAGCATTTTCCGCCAGATCGTGACTACACGTCCATGCCGACTTCGTCGGCTAACCAGTTCCGCCGGCTGTAA